One Gloeothece verrucosa PCC 7822 DNA window includes the following coding sequences:
- a CDS encoding PAS domain-containing sensor histidine kinase — translation MNNKDLSKEHLLNIIEDLEKRLAIAEETLEAIRQGEVDALVIFDSEGEKVFTLQGSDYVYRLLIEQMKEGAATMTPDGFILYCNQSLADLVKQPLEKVIGSNFKQFICPKDLAICHPIFNHQGEIKTFDEEINLLTGDGREIPVYLSSNELIVEHNVIHYVVVTDLSQKKQNEAALRQSEEQFRKAFEYAPIGIALVGLDGQWLKVNSSFCQIVGYPEAELLSKKFQDLTVAEDLAVNIKYINQLIRGEMNAYEIKKRYIHKDGHIVWVQLHSSLIRDSNGKPQHFITQVEDITQRELMEQMKKNFIALVSHELRTPLTSIHGSLGLLAAGIYDKAPDKMKKMLQIAATQTNRLVALVNDILSLERMDSSRYKLSKQTCNVKTLIEQSIDAMLGLAEQNSIIFKTDVANLKVWANADAIIQVLINLLNNAIKFSPPNTTIVISAELFEASKSQTIKVPKACLSSTCDCSGSFYPYVLFKIEDQGRGIPPDKLETIFEPFLQIDSSDSREKGGTGLGLAICHSIIKQHHGEIWVTSILGQGSIFYFTLPLSCQIQKP, via the coding sequence ATGAACAATAAAGATCTATCCAAAGAACACCTACTAAACATTATTGAAGACCTAGAGAAGCGCCTAGCCATTGCTGAAGAAACGCTAGAAGCAATTCGGCAAGGTGAAGTCGATGCTCTAGTAATTTTTGACTCTGAGGGAGAAAAAGTCTTTACCCTTCAAGGATCTGATTATGTCTATCGTCTTTTAATCGAACAGATGAAAGAAGGCGCGGCTACCATGACTCCTGATGGATTTATTTTATATTGTAATCAAAGTTTAGCCGACCTAGTAAAACAGCCTTTAGAAAAAGTTATAGGTTCTAATTTTAAACAATTTATTTGTCCAAAAGATTTAGCGATTTGTCACCCTATTTTCAACCATCAGGGAGAAATTAAAACTTTTGATGAAGAGATTAACTTATTAACTGGGGATGGCCGAGAAATTCCCGTTTATTTATCTTCTAATGAACTGATTGTAGAACATAACGTAATTCACTATGTTGTGGTCACTGATCTCAGTCAAAAAAAGCAAAATGAAGCCGCTCTTCGTCAAAGCGAGGAACAGTTTCGTAAGGCTTTTGAATATGCCCCCATTGGCATAGCCTTAGTGGGATTAGATGGTCAGTGGTTGAAGGTGAATTCTTCATTTTGTCAAATCGTCGGCTATCCGGAAGCTGAACTGTTAAGTAAAAAATTTCAAGACCTCACAGTGGCAGAAGATTTAGCGGTGAATATTAAATACATCAATCAACTCATTCGAGGAGAAATGAATGCTTATGAAATCAAAAAACGATATATCCACAAAGACGGACATATCGTCTGGGTACAGTTGCATAGTTCATTAATTCGAGATAGTAACGGCAAGCCACAACATTTTATTACTCAAGTTGAGGATATTACTCAACGGGAACTGATGGAGCAAATGAAAAAAAATTTTATTGCTTTAGTCAGTCATGAATTACGCACACCTTTGACCTCTATTCATGGTTCTTTGGGACTTTTAGCGGCTGGTATCTATGACAAAGCACCAGACAAGATGAAAAAAATGTTGCAGATTGCCGCTACACAAACCAATCGTTTAGTTGCTCTGGTGAATGATATTCTTTCCCTCGAACGAATGGACTCAAGCCGATACAAACTGAGCAAGCAAACTTGTAATGTCAAGACCTTAATCGAGCAATCAATTGATGCGATGCTTGGATTAGCCGAGCAAAATAGTATTATTTTTAAGACTGATGTAGCTAATCTGAAAGTCTGGGCTAATGCAGATGCTATTATTCAAGTGTTGATCAACTTATTAAATAACGCCATTAAATTTTCTCCACCTAACACAACTATTGTCATCAGTGCTGAACTTTTTGAAGCATCTAAAAGCCAAACCATCAAGGTGCCTAAAGCCTGTCTGTCTTCGACTTGTGATTGTTCAGGCTCTTTTTATCCCTACGTTCTTTTCAAAATAGAAGATCAAGGACGAGGAATTCCCCCTGATAAGTTAGAAACGATTTTTGAGCCTTTTTTACAGATTGATAGTAGTGATAGTCGTGAAAAAGGAGGAACGGGTTTAGGATTAGCTATATGTCATTCTATTATTAAACAACATCACGGAGAGATTTGGGTAACTAGCATTTTAGGCCAAGGTAGCATCTTTTATTTTACTCTTCCCCTCAGTTGTCAAATCCAAAAGCCTTAA
- a CDS encoding response regulator — MNSIVLSPVHTGVQMFAEVEDLTARKLLMVDDDLAICEVVKGALEDLAGWEVMTINSPQQGLVEVVRQQIDALILDLRMPQIDGLAFLRELKQNPNNPSIPVILLTAETGLPNGGCLAQLGVVGVIGKPFNAILLHRQIMALLGWA, encoded by the coding sequence ATGAACAGTATTGTTTTATCTCCAGTTCATACTGGAGTCCAGATGTTTGCAGAAGTTGAAGACTTGACAGCTAGAAAACTCTTAATGGTTGACGATGATCTAGCTATCTGCGAAGTAGTTAAAGGCGCTTTAGAAGACCTTGCCGGTTGGGAAGTGATGACGATTAATTCTCCTCAACAGGGATTAGTGGAAGTGGTGAGGCAACAAATCGATGCACTGATACTAGACCTGAGAATGCCTCAGATAGATGGGCTGGCGTTTTTACGAGAACTTAAACAAAATCCGAATAATCCCTCTATCCCTGTGATCTTATTAACGGCTGAAACGGGATTGCCTAATGGCGGTTGTTTAGCTCAGTTGGGAGTGGTTGGTGTAATTGGTAAACCCTTTAATGCCATTTTGCTTCATCGTCAAATTATGGCTTTGTTAGGATGGGCTTAA
- the kaiC gene encoding circadian clock protein KaiC, which produces MAELNPIVETKQKKQLRKCPTGISGLDEITGGGLPQGRPTLVCGSAGCGKTLMGVEFLVRGATEYDEPGILMSFEETAQELTENVISLGWDLAELIAQKKLIIDHVSIDPQEIAETGDYDLEALFIRLGCAIQEIGAKRVLLDTTEVLFAGLSNAAIVRSELRRLFHWLKAQEVTTIITGERGEKTLTRQGLEEYVSDCVIRLDQRVDDELSTRRLQIVKYRGSSHGSNEYPFLIEENGISVLPITSLGLEHKVSNERVSSGIPRLDKMLGGQGYYRNSSILITGTAGTGKSTLAAHFAAATCRRGERCLYMALEEAPQQILRNMRSVGLDLNPFIAQELLKFYAVRPTTYGLEMHLVKIHNWIKTFAPSTVIIDPMSNLSLTGNLIQTKAFFMRLIDYFKSEKITVLLTNLTPGGSPLEHTEIGVSSLMDTWLEIRTLETNGERNRILYVLKSRGMDHSNQVRELLFKSEGVELLDVYLGLGTVLTGTARVAQETQENLERVKQQQEIERKKREYKRRAAVAKAQIEALQAQLEAEQEELDVLSLQEQHYQTQFVKDQAKMAQLRKADT; this is translated from the coding sequence ATGGCTGAACTCAATCCAATAGTAGAGACTAAGCAAAAAAAACAACTTCGCAAATGTCCAACAGGTATTAGCGGCTTAGATGAAATTACCGGTGGAGGATTGCCTCAAGGTCGCCCCACCTTAGTCTGTGGTTCAGCCGGTTGCGGGAAAACGTTGATGGGGGTAGAATTTTTAGTCCGGGGGGCAACCGAATATGATGAACCCGGAATATTGATGTCTTTTGAAGAAACTGCCCAAGAATTAACGGAAAATGTCATTTCTTTGGGATGGGATTTAGCTGAATTAATCGCTCAAAAAAAATTAATCATCGATCATGTCTCCATTGATCCTCAAGAGATTGCCGAAACCGGAGACTATGACTTAGAAGCCCTCTTTATTCGTTTAGGCTGTGCTATTCAGGAAATAGGGGCGAAAAGAGTGCTTTTAGATACTACTGAAGTGTTATTTGCGGGTTTATCCAATGCAGCCATCGTGCGCTCAGAATTGCGTCGGTTGTTTCACTGGTTAAAAGCGCAAGAAGTCACCACCATTATCACCGGCGAACGAGGCGAAAAAACCTTAACTCGTCAAGGGTTAGAAGAATATGTCTCTGATTGCGTGATCCGTTTAGATCAACGGGTAGACGATGAATTATCCACTCGACGCTTGCAAATAGTTAAATATCGAGGGTCGAGTCATGGTAGTAATGAATATCCTTTTTTAATCGAAGAAAATGGTATTTCAGTTTTACCCATCACCTCTTTAGGATTAGAGCATAAAGTATCTAATGAGCGCGTCTCTTCTGGTATTCCCCGATTGGATAAGATGTTAGGGGGACAGGGATACTATCGCAATAGCAGTATTTTAATTACAGGAACAGCAGGAACCGGTAAAAGTACCCTCGCCGCTCATTTTGCCGCCGCGACCTGCCGGCGAGGCGAACGTTGTCTATATATGGCGCTCGAAGAAGCCCCTCAGCAAATTCTTCGTAATATGCGCTCAGTGGGATTAGATTTAAACCCTTTTATCGCACAAGAATTATTAAAATTCTATGCAGTACGTCCCACCACTTATGGTTTAGAAATGCACTTAGTCAAAATTCATAATTGGATCAAAACCTTTGCACCTAGCACGGTGATTATTGATCCCATGAGTAATTTAAGTTTAACAGGTAATCTGATTCAGACCAAAGCCTTTTTTATGCGGCTAATTGATTATTTCAAATCTGAGAAAATTACGGTTTTATTGACCAATCTTACCCCAGGTGGCAGTCCTCTAGAACATACAGAAATAGGGGTATCTTCTTTAATGGATACCTGGTTAGAAATTCGTACACTAGAAACAAATGGAGAAAGAAATCGAATTTTATATGTTCTCAAATCTCGGGGTATGGATCATTCTAATCAAGTGCGAGAACTGCTATTTAAGAGTGAGGGAGTAGAACTTCTCGATGTTTATTTAGGCTTGGGAACAGTGCTGACCGGTACAGCACGAGTGGCACAAGAAACACAAGAAAACTTAGAAAGGGTAAAACAACAGCAAGAAATAGAACGAAAAAAACGAGAATACAAGCGTAGAGCCGCCGTAGCCAAAGCTCAAATCGAAGCTCTGCAAGCCCAGTTAGAAGCCGAACAAGAAGAATTAGATGTTTTGAGCTTACAGGAACAACACTATCAAACACAATTTGTTAAAGACCAAGCCAAGATGGCACAATTACGAAAAGCAGATACATGA
- a CDS encoding methylenetetrahydrofolate reductase, which produces MINNFRQAVKEKNFLITAEVCPPKGGNPARMLKMAECLKGRVHAVNITDGSRAVLRMSSLAASVILLKNGIEPICQMACRDRNAIGLQADLMGAYALGIRNILALTGDPMKAGDHKKGRSVFELESVRLLKVIDKLNQGFDLNNQPLPDEALDLFPGAAVDPQSESWSGLKTRFERKLAAGAQFFQSQLITDFDRLDKFMHQIASATDKPVLAGIFLLKSAKNAIFIKRNVPGVHIPDEIIKRLGEASDPLLEGVKIAAEQVKMAQQLCHGVHLMAIKREDLIPQILEQAGIAPIE; this is translated from the coding sequence ATGATTAACAATTTTCGTCAGGCTGTTAAAGAAAAAAATTTTTTAATTACGGCTGAGGTTTGCCCTCCAAAAGGAGGTAATCCAGCAAGAATGTTAAAAATGGCAGAATGCTTAAAAGGACGAGTTCATGCTGTCAATATTACTGATGGTAGTCGTGCCGTTTTGCGGATGTCTTCCTTAGCCGCTTCTGTTATCCTCTTAAAAAATGGCATTGAACCCATCTGTCAAATGGCTTGTCGAGACCGTAACGCCATTGGGCTACAAGCAGATTTAATGGGGGCTTATGCTTTAGGAATTCGCAATATTTTGGCTTTAACCGGTGATCCGATGAAAGCCGGGGACCACAAAAAAGGACGGTCTGTTTTTGAATTAGAATCTGTCCGCTTGCTCAAAGTTATTGATAAACTAAATCAGGGTTTTGATTTGAATAATCAACCTCTTCCTGATGAAGCCTTAGATTTATTTCCGGGGGCGGCGGTTGATCCTCAATCCGAAAGTTGGTCAGGTTTAAAGACCCGTTTTGAACGTAAACTAGCCGCCGGGGCGCAATTTTTCCAAAGCCAACTAATTACTGATTTTGATCGCTTAGATAAATTTATGCACCAGATAGCATCCGCCACCGATAAGCCGGTCTTAGCGGGTATTTTTCTGCTGAAATCTGCTAAAAATGCCATTTTCATTAAGCGTAATGTACCCGGGGTTCATATTCCTGATGAAATCATAAAACGTCTTGGCGAAGCAAGCGATCCTCTTTTAGAAGGAGTAAAAATCGCAGCCGAACAAGTCAAAATGGCCCAACAACTCTGTCATGGGGTTCATTTAATGGCCATTAAGCGAGAAGATTTAATTCCTCAAATTCTCGAACAAGCCGGAATTGCCCCTATTGAATAA
- the trpS gene encoding tryptophan--tRNA ligase, whose amino-acid sequence MSKQRVLSGVQPTGNLHLGNYLGAIRNWVDLQHEYDNFFCVVDLHAITVPHDPKKLAHDTYNIAALYLACGIDLQYSTIFVQSHVSAHSELTWLLNCITPLNWLERMIQFKEKAKKQGENVGVGLLDYPVLMAADILLYDADKVPVGEDQKQHLELTRDIAARINDQFGSPTQPVLKVPEPLIRKEGARVMSLTDGTSKMSKSDPSDMSRINLLDPPELIEKKIKRCKTDPVRGLTFDDPERPECNNLLNLYAILSGKTKEEVATECGDLGWGQFKPLLTEAVINSLSPIQEKYTEIINDRGYLDSVLREGRHKANLVAHQTLTRVKEALGFLLVL is encoded by the coding sequence ATGAGTAAACAGCGAGTTTTATCGGGGGTACAACCCACAGGTAACTTACATTTAGGTAACTATTTAGGGGCGATTCGCAATTGGGTCGATCTTCAGCACGAATATGATAATTTCTTTTGTGTGGTGGACTTACACGCCATTACCGTTCCACACGACCCCAAAAAATTAGCTCATGATACTTATAATATAGCTGCCCTATATTTAGCTTGTGGCATTGATCTACAGTATTCTACGATTTTTGTACAATCTCATGTCAGCGCTCATAGTGAACTGACCTGGTTATTAAACTGTATCACTCCCCTAAACTGGCTCGAACGCATGATCCAGTTCAAGGAAAAAGCGAAAAAACAAGGAGAAAATGTCGGTGTGGGTTTGCTGGATTACCCAGTGTTAATGGCTGCCGATATTTTACTCTATGATGCCGATAAAGTTCCTGTGGGAGAAGACCAAAAACAACACCTAGAACTGACCCGAGACATTGCCGCACGAATCAATGATCAATTTGGCAGCCCGACTCAACCGGTCTTAAAAGTGCCTGAACCTTTGATCCGCAAAGAAGGGGCGCGGGTGATGAGTCTAACGGATGGAACTAGCAAAATGTCTAAGTCTGATCCCTCGGATATGAGTCGTATTAATTTACTAGATCCACCTGAACTGATTGAGAAAAAAATTAAGCGTTGTAAGACTGATCCCGTTCGAGGATTGACCTTTGATGATCCTGAACGTCCTGAGTGTAATAATTTGCTCAATTTATATGCCATACTTTCTGGTAAGACTAAAGAAGAAGTGGCTACAGAGTGTGGGGATCTCGGTTGGGGACAATTTAAGCCTTTGCTAACTGAAGCGGTTATCAATAGCCTGAGTCCTATTCAAGAAAAATATACCGAAATTATCAATGATAGAGGCTATTTAGATTCTGTTTTACGGGAAGGCCGTCATAAAGCCAATCTAGTGGCTCATCAAACTTTAACTCGAGTTAAAGAAGCTCTTGGTTTTTTACTTGTCCTTTAG
- a CDS encoding circadian clock KaiB family protein, whose translation MVNEKDDSLEKSSTAKFEEAVAEKDDRYYSLRLYIAGTTPQSIKALNNIQKICQEYLAGRYELEVIDVYQQPNLVAPQNIVAIPTLIKELPLPLQRLIGNMSNIEKVLVGLDIKHKDYIP comes from the coding sequence ATGGTTAATGAAAAAGATGATTCCTTAGAAAAAAGTAGTACAGCTAAATTTGAAGAGGCTGTGGCTGAAAAAGATGATAGATATTACAGCCTACGACTCTATATTGCTGGAACCACTCCCCAATCTATAAAAGCTTTAAATAATATTCAAAAAATTTGTCAAGAATATTTAGCTGGACGTTATGAACTAGAAGTTATTGATGTTTATCAACAACCTAATTTAGTGGCTCCTCAAAATATTGTTGCCATTCCTACGCTGATTAAAGAACTTCCTTTACCGCTACAACGCTTAATCGGGAATATGTCTAATATAGAAAAAGTTTTGGTCGGTTTAGATATCAAACATAAGGATTACATCCCTTGA
- a CDS encoding type II toxin-antitoxin system VapC family toxin, protein MSLRYLLDTNILSEIPRKSPNANVMAKLEEHQREIATAAIVLDEIIYGCNCLPPSKKRQNIEKFINNVILPRIPILPYNTEAAMWHGVERARLKKMGKTRPFADGQIAAIAYVNNLIIVTNNVSDFDGFKNLQVENWHLDQ, encoded by the coding sequence GTGAGCTTACGTTACCTGCTTGATACAAATATTTTATCAGAAATACCTCGAAAAAGTCCTAATGCGAATGTGATGGCTAAATTGGAAGAACATCAAAGAGAAATTGCCACAGCCGCTATTGTTTTAGATGAGATTATTTATGGTTGTAACTGCTTACCCCCTTCTAAAAAACGTCAAAACATAGAAAAATTTATCAACAATGTCATTCTCCCAAGAATTCCGATACTTCCTTATAATACAGAAGCCGCTATGTGGCATGGCGTAGAAAGAGCGAGATTAAAGAAAATGGGTAAAACTCGTCCTTTTGCCGATGGTCAAATAGCCGCCATTGCTTATGTAAATAACTTAATTATCGTGACGAACAATGTGTCAGACTTTGATGGCTTTAAGAACCTACAGGTAGAGAATTGGCATTTAGATCAATGA
- a CDS encoding DUF565 domain-containing protein: MQRTRLNTLVDATAFRIQRFLSNPWRRISVLLIGFLGGFFAAQAISTTGGQKADLDVVMAALILLFTEGASIFVYRFSGRPSKAGEVRQWLFVETLNLFKMGMIYGLFLEAFKLGS; this comes from the coding sequence ATGCAACGAACTCGCCTAAATACCCTAGTCGATGCAACGGCTTTTAGGATACAACGCTTTTTAAGTAATCCTTGGCGGCGTATTTCTGTATTATTAATTGGTTTTCTGGGGGGATTTTTTGCCGCTCAAGCAATTTCCACAACCGGCGGACAAAAAGCCGACTTAGACGTAGTGATGGCCGCGTTAATTTTGCTCTTTACAGAAGGGGCGAGTATTTTTGTTTATCGTTTTTCTGGCCGGCCATCAAAAGCCGGGGAAGTGCGGCAATGGCTTTTTGTCGAGACTTTAAATTTATTTAAAATGGGCATGATTTACGGGTTATTTCTAGAAGCATTTAAGCTTGGATCTTAA
- the kaiB gene encoding circadian clock protein KaiB: MNEDQINTIETEIWELRLYVAGQTPKSVMAFANLKKICEEYLQGQYRIEVIDLLQHPQLARQDQIFAIPTLVKKLPPPIKQIIGDLSNKEKVLIGLDIEKVKC; this comes from the coding sequence ATGAATGAAGATCAAATTAATACTATAGAGACTGAAATTTGGGAATTAAGGCTTTATGTGGCTGGACAAACACCTAAATCGGTTATGGCTTTTGCCAATTTAAAAAAAATTTGTGAAGAATATCTTCAGGGTCAATATAGGATAGAAGTCATAGATTTATTGCAACATCCTCAGTTAGCCAGACAAGATCAAATTTTTGCTATTCCTACCCTCGTTAAAAAATTACCTCCTCCTATTAAACAAATTATTGGAGATTTGTCCAACAAAGAAAAAGTTTTAATCGGACTTGATATTGAAAAAGTTAAATGTTAA
- a CDS encoding NAD(P)H-quinone oxidoreductase subunit H — protein MKIETRTEPMVLNMGPHHPSMHGVLRLIVTLDGEDVVDCEPVIGYLHRGMEKIAENRTNIMYVPYVSRWDYAAGMFNEAITVNAPEKLANIEVPKRAQYIRVIMLELNRIANHLLWLGPFMADVGAQTPFFYIFREREMIYDLWEAASGYRMVNNNYFRIGGVAVDLPYGWVDKCEDFCDYFDPKVDEYERLITDNPIFRRRVEGVGTITRDEAINWSLSGPMLRASGVKWDLRKVDHYECYDDFDWEVHWETGGDCFARYLVRIREMRESVKIIRQALKGLPGGPYENLEAKRLMEGKKSQWNDFEYQYIAKKIAPTFKIPAGEHYVRLESGKGELGIFIIGNDDVFPWRWKIRAADFNNLQILPHILKGVKVADIVAILGSIDIIMGSVDR, from the coding sequence ATGAAAATCGAAACCCGTACCGAACCCATGGTTCTTAACATGGGTCCCCACCATCCCTCAATGCACGGCGTTCTCCGTCTAATAGTCACCCTCGATGGCGAAGATGTAGTCGACTGTGAACCCGTCATTGGTTATCTTCACCGAGGGATGGAGAAAATTGCCGAAAATCGCACAAACATTATGTACGTTCCCTATGTTAGCCGTTGGGACTACGCGGCGGGGATGTTTAATGAAGCGATTACCGTCAATGCGCCGGAAAAATTAGCGAATATTGAAGTACCAAAACGGGCGCAATATATCCGCGTGATCATGTTGGAACTCAACCGCATTGCTAACCACTTATTATGGTTAGGCCCCTTTATGGCGGACGTTGGCGCTCAAACTCCCTTTTTCTATATTTTCCGAGAACGGGAAATGATTTATGACCTCTGGGAAGCCGCTAGCGGTTATCGCATGGTTAATAACAATTATTTCCGCATCGGTGGGGTAGCGGTAGATTTGCCCTATGGTTGGGTCGATAAGTGTGAAGACTTCTGTGATTATTTTGACCCGAAAGTGGATGAGTACGAAAGGTTAATCACCGATAACCCGATTTTCCGCCGCCGGGTTGAAGGGGTTGGCACTATTACCCGAGACGAGGCGATTAACTGGAGTCTTTCAGGCCCGATGTTACGCGCTTCTGGGGTGAAGTGGGATTTACGCAAAGTGGACCACTATGAATGTTATGACGATTTCGACTGGGAGGTTCACTGGGAAACGGGGGGTGATTGTTTTGCTCGTTACCTCGTTCGTATTCGGGAAATGCGCGAATCGGTGAAAATTATTCGTCAAGCTCTTAAAGGTCTGCCGGGCGGCCCCTATGAAAACCTGGAAGCCAAGCGCTTGATGGAAGGGAAAAAATCTCAGTGGAATGATTTTGAGTACCAATATATCGCTAAAAAGATTGCTCCTACCTTTAAAATTCCTGCTGGTGAACACTATGTTCGTCTAGAAAGCGGGAAAGGTGAATTAGGCATCTTTATTATTGGTAATGATGATGTTTTTCCCTGGCGTTGGAAAATTCGCGCGGCTGATTTCAATAATCTGCAAATTTTGCCTCATATTTTGAAAGGGGTAAAAGTAGCTGATATTGTCGCTATCTTGGGAAGTATCGACATTATTATGGGTTCTGTAGACCGTTAA
- a CDS encoding ferredoxin--nitrite reductase: protein MTVALDPTIKLNKIEKAKAQKDGLAVKDEIENFAKIGWEAVDKTDLEMRLKWLGIFYRPVTPGKFMLRLRTPNGELNSAKMRVLAEIVQRYGEDGSADITTRQNIQLRGVRLEDIPEIFRKLETVGITAVQSGMDNVRNITGSPVAGIDADELIDTRELGKKIEDMITNSGEGNYAFTNLPRKFNIALEGGRDNSIHAEINDVAFVPAYKNGELGFNVLVGGYLSAQRCAEAIPMDVWVAANDDVVELCRAILTVYTENGLSEGLRANRQKARLMWLIDQWGTEKFRSEVEKEFGQPLARAAAADEITEDKKDYIGVYPQKQAGYHYVGLHVPVGRLDAETMFEMARLADVYGNGEIRATVEQNFIIPYIKTENLETFLAEPLLQRFPINPTPLMRSLISCTGSHYCNFALIETKQRGVKLAQELDSELEIPQRVRIHWTGCPNSCGQVQAGDIGLMGTKARKDGKTVEGVDLYMGGKVGKDAKLGTLIQKGIPCEDLKPMLKKLLIEQFGAKPKESTP, encoded by the coding sequence ATGACCGTCGCCCTTGACCCAACAATAAAATTAAATAAGATTGAGAAAGCTAAAGCACAAAAAGATGGATTAGCCGTTAAAGACGAGATAGAAAACTTTGCCAAAATTGGCTGGGAAGCGGTTGACAAAACCGATCTAGAAATGCGCCTGAAATGGTTAGGAATTTTTTATCGTCCCGTAACCCCAGGTAAGTTTATGCTTAGGTTACGGACTCCTAACGGCGAACTCAACAGTGCAAAAATGCGGGTGTTAGCTGAAATTGTGCAGCGCTACGGCGAAGATGGCAGTGCTGACATTACCACTCGTCAAAATATTCAACTTAGAGGAGTCCGTCTTGAAGATATCCCCGAGATTTTTCGTAAACTAGAAACGGTGGGTATTACGGCGGTACAATCCGGTATGGATAATGTCCGTAATATTACGGGTTCACCCGTAGCCGGAATAGATGCGGATGAGTTAATCGATACCCGAGAATTAGGCAAAAAAATCGAGGATATGATTACTAATAGCGGTGAAGGCAATTATGCTTTTACTAATCTACCGCGTAAGTTTAATATTGCCCTAGAAGGTGGACGAGATAACTCGATTCATGCAGAAATTAATGATGTTGCCTTTGTACCCGCCTACAAAAATGGAGAATTAGGTTTTAATGTGTTAGTCGGCGGGTATTTATCTGCTCAACGTTGTGCAGAAGCAATTCCAATGGATGTTTGGGTAGCGGCTAATGATGATGTGGTAGAATTATGTCGCGCTATCCTAACGGTTTATACAGAAAATGGATTAAGCGAAGGATTACGAGCAAATCGACAAAAAGCCCGCTTAATGTGGTTAATTGATCAGTGGGGCACTGAAAAATTCCGCAGCGAAGTGGAAAAAGAATTCGGTCAACCCTTGGCAAGAGCCGCCGCCGCCGATGAAATCACTGAAGATAAAAAAGACTATATCGGTGTTTATCCGCAAAAACAAGCCGGTTATCATTATGTCGGTTTACACGTTCCTGTAGGTCGTCTCGATGCAGAAACCATGTTTGAGATGGCAAGACTAGCTGATGTCTATGGTAATGGAGAAATTCGCGCCACTGTCGAACAAAATTTTATTATTCCTTACATCAAGACTGAAAATCTAGAAACCTTTTTAGCAGAACCTTTATTACAACGTTTTCCCATTAATCCTACTCCCTTAATGCGCTCACTGATTTCTTGTACAGGAAGCCATTACTGTAACTTTGCCCTGATTGAAACCAAGCAACGAGGGGTAAAATTAGCTCAAGAACTCGATTCTGAGCTAGAAATTCCGCAACGGGTTCGCATTCACTGGACAGGTTGCCCTAATTCCTGCGGACAGGTACAAGCCGGAGATATTGGTTTAATGGGGACAAAAGCCCGCAAAGATGGTAAAACTGTCGAAGGCGTTGACCTCTACATGGGCGGTAAAGTGGGTAAAGATGCTAAACTAGGTACTCTCATCCAAAAAGGCATCCCCTGTGAAGACCTCAAACCCATGCTCAAAAAATTACTCATTGAACAATTTGGAGCCAAACCAAAAGAAAGTACCCCATAG
- a CDS encoding DUF3611 family protein: protein MNRDGELAAPLSQGAVKAASTLRMAGNIGFWLQLVFGVLAAVLLLLAAAGLTAAGDTKTIQGAGFSLFCATGGILALIISLIFFFRYRKIAQLIQYGDPAIRPHKKSTLQAIKLGLVANLLGMLLAILGAESFVGVLWQKLSSLPQGTTIYNTSQLPQPNEILLVLANTHTIFCHFIGIVIALLLLDRLNK, encoded by the coding sequence ATGAATAGAGATGGAGAACTAGCCGCTCCTTTATCCCAGGGAGCCGTTAAAGCAGCCTCTACCTTAAGAATGGCTGGAAATATCGGGTTTTGGCTACAGTTAGTCTTCGGTGTGTTAGCGGCTGTTTTGCTGCTATTAGCGGCGGCTGGATTAACGGCGGCAGGGGACACGAAAACCATTCAAGGGGCAGGGTTCAGTCTTTTTTGTGCTACTGGAGGGATTTTAGCCCTAATTATCAGCCTTATCTTTTTCTTCCGTTATCGAAAAATTGCCCAATTAATTCAATATGGAGACCCCGCCATTCGTCCGCACAAAAAATCCACTCTCCAAGCCATTAAACTTGGATTAGTGGCCAATTTGCTGGGAATGCTCTTAGCGATTTTGGGGGCTGAATCTTTTGTCGGTGTTCTTTGGCAAAAATTGTCTAGTCTTCCTCAAGGAACCACCATTTATAATACTTCTCAATTGCCGCAACCGAATGAAATTTTATTAGTTTTGGCGAATACTCACACCATTTTTTGTCATTTTATCGGGATTGTTATTGCTTTATTGCTGTTAGATCGTCTCAATAAATAA